Proteins from a genomic interval of Spiroplasma diminutum CUAS-1:
- the rimM gene encoding ribosome maturation factor RimM (Essential for efficient processing of 16S rRNA): MLNNLKKIGKIVATHGLKGELKFKLEDNLVLIEDIQNEQLFLENTSKNLDVFEIKRSYFLNKKHIIGFEEINTIDQAQKLVNNIVYVRKDCKFIEEEFSYVGFECFYKDNFYGKVIEEMFNGAHDLIKVENNDKEIWIPCVDFYVEKIEEENKKLYLKEVEVLN; the protein is encoded by the coding sequence ATGCTTAATAATCTAAAAAAAATAGGAAAAATTGTTGCAACTCATGGTTTAAAAGGTGAATTAAAATTCAAACTAGAAGATAATTTAGTTCTCATAGAAGATATTCAAAATGAACAGTTATTTTTAGAAAATACTTCAAAAAATCTGGATGTTTTTGAAATAAAAAGGTCGTACTTTTTAAATAAAAAACATATAATTGGATTTGAAGAAATTAATACTATTGATCAAGCTCAAAAATTAGTTAATAACATAGTTTATGTTAGAAAAGATTGTAAGTTTATAGAAGAAGAATTCAGTTATGTAGGATTTGAGTGTTTTTATAAAGATAATTTTTATGGAAAAGTTATTGAAGAAATGTTCAATGGAGCACATGATTTGATAAAGGTTGAAAATAATGATAAGGAAATTTGAATTCCTTGCGTTGATTTCTACGTTGAAAAAATAGAAGAAGAAAACAAAAAGTTGTATTTAAAAGAAGTTGAGGTTTTAAACTAA
- the trmD gene encoding tRNA (guanosine(37)-N1)-methyltransferase TrmD, translating to MKFSIITLFPNLINSYISESIIKRAIEKNSIEVEVIDLRNHTTLKHNQVDDYQFGGGKGMVLMVEPVVNAIESCKTQNSLVVLTSPQGKTWNQNSARIYASNYDHIILICGHYEGFDERILDYIDLEISIGDYVLTGGEIASIVILDSITRLLDGVIAKDSHLNDSFENNLLDHPVFTKPIEFRGKIVPEVLTSGHHANIEKYRQEGRLRNTFNKRPDLLEKSELSKSDLEFINKLKKVKGDN from the coding sequence ATGAAATTTTCAATTATTACTTTATTTCCAAATCTAATTAATTCATATATCTCTGAATCTATAATTAAAAGAGCAATTGAAAAAAATAGTATAGAAGTTGAAGTTATTGACCTTAGAAATCATACAACGCTTAAACATAATCAAGTTGATGACTATCAATTTGGTGGTGGAAAAGGAATGGTTCTTATGGTAGAGCCAGTTGTAAATGCAATTGAAAGTTGCAAAACTCAAAACAGTTTAGTAGTTTTAACAAGTCCACAAGGTAAAACTTGAAATCAAAATTCAGCTAGAATTTATGCTTCAAATTATGATCACATAATATTAATATGTGGTCATTATGAGGGTTTTGATGAAAGAATATTAGATTATATAGATTTAGAAATATCTATAGGAGATTATGTTCTTACTGGAGGAGAAATAGCAAGTATTGTAATTCTTGATTCAATAACTAGATTATTGGATGGAGTAATTGCAAAAGATTCTCATCTTAATGATAGTTTTGAAAATAATCTATTAGATCATCCAGTTTTTACTAAACCAATTGAATTTAGAGGAAAAATAGTTCCTGAAGTTTTAACAAGTGGTCATCATGCAAATATTGAAAAATATCGTCAAGAAGGTAGATTAAGAAACACTTTTAATAAAAGACCTGATCTTTTAGAAAAAAGTGAATTATCAAAATCAGATTTAGAATTTATCAATAAATTAAAAAAAGTGAAAGGAGATAATTAA
- the rplS gene encoding 50S ribosomal protein L19, with translation MMNMLTKNTKALIDEQLNNNLPNFTSGDTIKVNVKIKEGEKYRIQAFEGVVIKTQGSGISYSVCVRKNSNGVFVERTFPVHSPIIETIEIIKRGRVRRARIYYIRNLTGKAARIKEVINNKAKDASAVKKAVKK, from the coding sequence ATTATGAATATGTTAACAAAAAATACAAAAGCTTTAATTGATGAACAATTAAACAATAATCTTCCAAATTTTACATCAGGAGATACTATTAAAGTAAATGTAAAAATTAAAGAGGGAGAAAAATACCGTATTCAAGCATTTGAAGGTGTAGTTATTAAAACACAAGGTAGTGGAATTTCATACTCAGTTTGTGTAAGAAAAAACTCAAATGGTGTTTTTGTTGAAAGAACTTTCCCAGTTCACTCACCAATTATTGAAACAATTGAAATAATTAAACGTGGACGTGTAAGAAGAGCAAGAATTTATTACATTAGAAACTTAACAGGTAAAGCTGCACGTATTAAAGAAGTTATTAATAACAAAGCTAAAGACGCATCAGCAGTTAAAAAAGCAGTTAAAAAATAA
- a CDS encoding DUF3196 family protein, with the protein MKNYYEEIMDKINESINNNNFDEAFKIVLEELNAPYIPNDFEKQLEKIQSQLAEKLNFNEKNSANWNIDKVLEIMSKKLDQDVHLVAFDALRGLNARLIINEIKQYLKDDEIKPEYKTFLFMVLIEQAIDEEIIIKKINKEILLNPSKYNLNEAQEILKEIELKIEKAIYDSNPSLFTICQNIANTYFYYTFPIFEFEKYTLNDLSVAIILKAQDSLGLELNIEQELKIDFNKENTMILLNELNNIV; encoded by the coding sequence ATGAAAAATTATTATGAAGAAATAATGGACAAAATTAATGAATCAATAAATAATAATAATTTTGATGAAGCATTTAAAATAGTTTTGGAAGAACTTAATGCTCCATATATTCCAAATGACTTTGAAAAACAATTAGAGAAAATTCAATCTCAATTAGCTGAAAAATTAAATTTTAATGAAAAAAATTCAGCAAACTGAAATATTGATAAAGTTCTTGAAATAATGAGTAAAAAATTAGATCAAGATGTGCATTTAGTTGCTTTTGATGCTTTAAGAGGTTTAAATGCAAGACTTATAATTAATGAAATAAAACAATATTTAAAAGATGATGAAATTAAACCAGAATACAAAACATTTCTTTTTATGGTTTTAATTGAACAAGCTATCGATGAAGAAATAATAATAAAGAAAATTAATAAAGAAATTCTATTGAATCCTTCAAAATATAATCTTAATGAAGCACAAGAAATACTAAAAGAAATTGAACTTAAAATAGAGAAAGCTATTTACGATTCTAATCCTAGTTTATTTACAATTTGTCAAAATATTGCAAATACATATTTCTATTATACTTTCCCAATTTTTGAATTTGAAAAATATACTTTAAATGATTTGAGTGTAGCAATAATTTTAAAAGCACAAGACTCTTTGGGTCTTGAATTAAATATAGAACAAGAATTAAAAATAGATTTTAATAAAGAAAATACAATGATACTATTAAATGAGTTAAATAATATTGTTTAG
- the obgE gene encoding GTPase ObgE, translating to MKFVDLAYFNIKSGKGGDGAVSFRHELYVANGGPNGGDGGKGGDVIFIADEGKSSLLDLKLQKFYSAEDGYKGDIKNMHGKNGKDIYIKVPVGTVIYDADTNDLLYDFINDGQEKIIAFGGKGGRGNARFANSRNKAPTIFEAGDPGKEINIKAELKVLADVGFVGLPNAGKSTLLRAISNSKPQIADYPFTTLNPQLGVSRDKSGRTFTVADLPGLIEGASLGKGLGHEFLRHIERCKIICHVIDMSGNYATEDVIQNYELIRKELVEYNYHLEKRVEIIVANKMDIDEAQINVLYFKEKYKDKKIIEVSGLSKLNIDQLLLEIGSTLEEVKDIPLWEIKDENPQDYKVYNFETDLKDIQVKNLGNKRWRIEGEDVYKVYQKTPISTYDNLLLFNEKLKHLGVYDILREKGAQHGDIVKVFDIELEWMD from the coding sequence ATGAAATTTGTAGATTTAGCATATTTTAATATTAAATCAGGAAAAGGTGGAGATGGTGCTGTCTCTTTTCGTCATGAACTTTATGTTGCAAATGGCGGACCAAATGGTGGAGATGGTGGAAAAGGTGGAGATGTAATCTTCATTGCTGATGAAGGTAAATCATCATTATTGGATTTAAAATTGCAAAAATTTTATAGTGCAGAAGATGGATATAAAGGTGATATTAAAAATATGCACGGTAAAAATGGTAAAGACATTTATATTAAAGTTCCTGTTGGAACAGTAATTTATGATGCAGATACAAATGATTTACTTTATGACTTTATAAATGATGGTCAAGAAAAAATTATTGCATTTGGTGGAAAAGGTGGAAGAGGAAATGCAAGATTTGCAAACTCAAGAAATAAAGCGCCAACTATTTTTGAAGCTGGAGATCCAGGGAAAGAAATAAATATTAAAGCTGAATTAAAAGTATTAGCAGATGTTGGTTTTGTTGGTTTACCAAATGCTGGGAAATCTACATTATTAAGAGCAATTTCAAATTCCAAACCACAAATAGCAGATTATCCTTTTACTACTTTAAATCCACAATTGGGTGTTAGTAGAGATAAAAGTGGAAGAACTTTCACAGTTGCAGATTTACCAGGATTAATTGAGGGAGCTAGTTTAGGAAAAGGTTTAGGTCATGAATTTTTAAGACATATTGAAAGATGTAAAATTATTTGTCATGTTATTGATATGTCAGGAAATTATGCAACAGAAGATGTAATTCAAAATTACGAATTAATTAGAAAAGAATTGGTTGAATATAATTATCATTTAGAGAAAAGAGTAGAAATTATAGTTGCAAATAAGATGGATATAGATGAAGCTCAAATAAATGTTTTATACTTTAAAGAGAAGTATAAAGATAAAAAAATTATTGAAGTTTCGGGTTTAAGCAAACTTAATATTGATCAATTACTTTTAGAAATAGGTTCTACATTAGAAGAAGTAAAAGATATACCTTTATGAGAAATTAAAGATGAAAATCCTCAAGATTATAAAGTATATAATTTTGAAACAGACTTAAAAGATATTCAAGTAAAAAACCTTGGAAATAAAAGATGAAGAATTGAAGGAGAAGATGTTTACAAAGTTTATCAAAAGACACCAATTTCTACTTATGATAACTTATTATTGTTTAATGAAAAACTTAAACATTTAGGTGTATATGATATTTTAAGAGAAAAGGGTGCTCAACACGGAGACATTGTAAAAGTATTTGATATAGAATTGGAGTGAATGGATTAA
- the nadE gene encoding NAD(+) synthase: MNMKLNQYLDYLVEWLKEEVKKANQKGVIIGISGGIDSAVVAAIAKRAFPEDYLTVWMPCKSSELDEKCKLELIEKLELKNVSVDLTNTFETISTALNESGIEQSKLALANTKARLRMSTLYSMAQTHNYLVLGTDNADEWHIGYFTKFGDGGVDLLPIVHLLKREVREAAKLLGVPDSIINRAPTASLWEDQTDESEIGFSYDLIDDYISGKEVNDEVKKRVDHLHKISEHKRTGAPMPKNIR; encoded by the coding sequence ATTAATATGAAATTAAATCAATATTTAGACTATTTAGTTGAATGACTGAAAGAAGAAGTTAAAAAAGCAAATCAAAAAGGAGTAATTATAGGAATTAGTGGTGGAATTGATTCAGCTGTTGTTGCTGCGATTGCAAAAAGAGCTTTTCCTGAAGATTACTTAACAGTTTGAATGCCTTGTAAATCAAGTGAATTGGATGAAAAATGTAAATTGGAATTAATTGAAAAATTAGAATTAAAAAATGTATCAGTTGATTTAACAAATACATTTGAAACTATTTCAACTGCTTTGAATGAATCTGGAATTGAACAGTCAAAATTAGCACTTGCAAATACTAAAGCAAGATTAAGAATGTCAACACTATATTCAATGGCTCAAACACATAATTATCTAGTTTTAGGAACTGATAACGCCGATGAATGACATATTGGTTATTTTACAAAATTTGGTGATGGAGGAGTAGATTTACTTCCAATAGTTCATTTATTAAAAAGAGAAGTTAGAGAAGCTGCAAAATTATTAGGAGTTCCAGACTCTATAATTAATAGAGCACCAACAGCAAGTTTATGAGAGGACCAAACAGATGAGTCAGAAATTGGCTTTAGTTATGATTTAATTGATGACTATATTAGTGGAAAAGAAGTAAACGATGAAGTAAAAAAAAGAGTAGACCATTTACATAAAATTTCTGAACATAAAAGAACAGGGGCACCTATGCCAAAAAATATAAGATAA
- a CDS encoding TIGR04561 family membrane protein translates to MKTLIFSKTVFKVLNFRLPLEVVLIIFAIIAIISLSIYFSILFRRNRKFFFEKEQVSANEFKRLEKFEEERNNFELEIAKIRKIQRDKRK, encoded by the coding sequence ATGAAAACATTGATATTTAGTAAAACAGTTTTTAAAGTATTAAACTTTCGTCTTCCATTAGAAGTTGTACTAATTATTTTTGCTATAATTGCAATTATCTCTTTAAGTATTTATTTTTCTATACTTTTTAGAAGGAATAGAAAGTTCTTTTTTGAAAAAGAACAAGTTTCTGCAAATGAATTTAAGAGACTTGAAAAATTTGAAGAAGAAAGAAATAATTTTGAGCTAGAAATAGCTAAAATTAGAAAAATACAAAGAGATAAGAGAAAATAA
- a CDS encoding MSC_0882 family membrane protein has product MSGLFNPFKKENLTENQNQQNVGDFALNQNPQQMINYQNETAMYQKNLIESKNEGYIRPRNRNFENSYYEQAQNIPQYTRSENNRDMNLYPQNNQINYQQQFVNQIPPQVQQQRMIQQQPANFNNYPQQYENLKQEYLDFDNSSRIDYGNYRDENQYNRMVYPPNNNVQGIRQNEIHNNKPLYENYQMPNNNMQYGYNDFSNNNQFYSQNNQYGYNPEIDYAPVSSNNYNAYDQNSYQQRMKNANIVPKEIGKEIRSEKLRIFIVFLIGTVGIISASFMLAIYYKSGADGTFLGMTRDKVMYPFFSIILLIVSTGFFLTSLTDFGFLYSNVKKYERDLLFGKELVPYFITRNYRSLISRSIYLNWIAFCVYIFGAISLAIMYGMDSKKGTDVYFFFWKIGQLKSLESEIKTNVVVLFVTLIVHVLNIVTTRTRKNNIIGYYGYEIIPQHEIKEIKKKANKVCMIIFFTTMAIILFLIVIPWLIIRKKRGLPLKPWGTVN; this is encoded by the coding sequence ATGAGTGGATTATTTAATCCTTTTAAAAAAGAAAATTTAACAGAAAATCAAAACCAACAAAATGTTGGAGATTTTGCGTTAAATCAAAATCCGCAACAAATGATAAATTACCAAAATGAAACAGCAATGTATCAAAAGAATTTAATAGAATCTAAAAATGAAGGTTATATAAGACCAAGAAATAGAAATTTTGAAAATAGTTATTATGAACAAGCTCAAAATATACCCCAATATACTAGAAGTGAAAATAATAGAGATATGAATTTATATCCACAAAATAATCAAATTAATTATCAACAACAATTTGTAAATCAAATACCACCGCAAGTACAACAACAAAGAATGATACAACAACAACCAGCAAACTTTAATAATTATCCTCAACAATATGAGAATTTGAAACAAGAATATCTTGATTTTGATAATAGTTCAAGAATTGATTATGGAAATTATAGAGATGAAAATCAATATAATAGAATGGTTTATCCTCCAAATAATAATGTCCAAGGCATAAGACAAAATGAAATTCATAATAATAAGCCATTATATGAAAATTATCAAATGCCAAATAACAATATGCAATATGGTTATAATGATTTTTCAAATAACAATCAGTTTTATAGTCAAAATAATCAATATGGTTATAATCCAGAAATTGATTATGCACCTGTTAGTTCAAATAATTATAATGCATATGATCAAAATTCATACCAACAAAGAATGAAAAATGCAAATATAGTACCTAAAGAAATTGGAAAAGAAATTAGAAGTGAAAAATTAAGAATATTTATTGTATTTTTAATTGGAACTGTTGGAATAATATCTGCTTCATTTATGTTAGCAATATATTATAAATCTGGAGCTGATGGAACTTTTTTGGGAATGACACGTGATAAAGTTATGTACCCATTCTTTTCAATAATATTATTAATTGTTTCAACTGGTTTCTTTTTAACAAGTTTAACTGATTTTGGATTTTTATATTCAAATGTCAAAAAATATGAAAGAGATCTTTTATTTGGAAAAGAACTTGTTCCATACTTTATAACTAGAAATTATAGAAGTTTAATCTCAAGAAGTATTTATTTAAATTGAATTGCATTTTGTGTATATATATTTGGAGCAATATCATTGGCAATAATGTATGGTATGGATTCTAAAAAAGGAACAGATGTTTACTTTTTCTTTTGAAAAATAGGACAATTAAAATCTTTAGAATCAGAAATAAAAACTAATGTAGTAGTTTTATTTGTAACTTTAATAGTTCATGTATTGAATATTGTTACAACAAGAACAAGAAAGAATAATATCATAGGTTATTATGGCTATGAAATAATTCCCCAACATGAAATTAAAGAAATTAAGAAAAAAGCAAATAAGGTATGTATGATAATTTTCTTTACAACAATGGCTATTATTTTATTTTTAATAGTTATACCATGATTGATAATTAGAAAAAAAAGAGGTCTTCCACTTAAACCATGAGGGACAGTAAATTAA
- the hemW gene encoding radical SAM family heme chaperone HemW yields MRDSKLIDRKINSLYVHIPFCEHICFYCDFVKVKKPQDPKVIEKYLDKIEIELEAYGNKLEFIESIYIGGGTPSCLNEQQTIRMCEILSKYTNKENFEYSIELNPESVTREKLEIYKKFNINRISMGVQTFDNELLKKIGRIHDNSIAINAYKLIRQVGFTNVSIDLMYNLYDQSRENIYTDLRYIDELKPDHISWYSLIMKEKSVWGRKNMKVPENDELYDEIVNNGLKQLGYIRYEISNYALGEKNKSFHNISYWNNSIFAGVGIGATGFEQIEGKYFLTKNEGNILNYQKEFEELSQEDYYFQIVMMGLRLVEGIDISLDINKEIYNFYQKKINEKISQNLLEIVNNRLRCTERGFNILNEILIDFL; encoded by the coding sequence ATGAGGGACAGTAAATTAATAGATAGAAAAATTAATAGCTTATATGTTCACATTCCATTTTGTGAACATATTTGCTTTTATTGTGATTTTGTAAAAGTAAAAAAACCTCAAGATCCAAAAGTCATTGAAAAATATTTAGACAAAATTGAAATTGAATTAGAAGCTTATGGCAATAAACTTGAATTTATAGAAAGTATATATATTGGGGGGGGAACTCCAAGTTGTTTAAATGAGCAACAAACTATAAGAATGTGTGAAATTCTTTCAAAGTATACAAATAAAGAAAATTTTGAATACTCAATAGAATTAAATCCCGAATCAGTTACTCGTGAAAAATTAGAAATATATAAAAAATTTAATATTAATAGAATAAGTATGGGTGTTCAAACTTTTGACAATGAGCTTTTAAAAAAGATTGGAAGAATTCATGATAATTCTATTGCTATAAATGCATATAAATTAATTAGGCAAGTAGGTTTTACAAATGTAAGTATTGATTTGATGTATAATTTGTACGATCAATCGAGAGAAAATATTTACACTGATTTAAGATATATTGATGAATTAAAACCAGATCATATTTCTTGATACTCATTAATTATGAAAGAAAAGTCAGTTTGAGGAAGAAAAAATATGAAAGTTCCTGAAAATGATGAATTATATGATGAAATAGTAAACAACGGTTTAAAACAATTAGGTTATATTAGATATGAAATATCTAATTATGCACTTGGAGAAAAAAATAAATCCTTTCATAACATTAGTTATTGAAATAATTCAATTTTTGCTGGAGTAGGTATTGGTGCAACAGGTTTTGAACAAATTGAAGGAAAATATTTTCTTACAAAAAATGAAGGAAATATTCTAAATTATCAAAAAGAATTTGAAGAATTATCTCAGGAAGACTATTATTTCCAAATAGTAATGATGGGATTAAGACTTGTTGAAGGAATTGATATATCATTGGATATTAATAAAGAAATTTATAATTTCTATCAGAAAAAAATAAATGAAAAAATTTCACAGAATTTATTGGAAATTGTTAATAACAGACTTAGATGTACAGAAAGGGGATTTAATATCTTAAATGAGATATTAATAGATTTTTTATAA
- a CDS encoding isochorismatase family protein, with protein sequence MKKALIVVDYQFDFADPNGKLYVPHGELIKDQIDNKIKEYKSENNLVVFSGDFHPKNHVSFSKWGEHCVVNTTGAEFYVDSSQVDLFIKKGTELDYDSYSAFYIAQDLKIESKLDSWLKQNEINQLEICGLALDVCVQATYDDAIEKGYTAFINYDLSKGLNS encoded by the coding sequence ATGAAAAAAGCTTTAATAGTAGTAGATTATCAATTTGATTTTGCAGATCCAAATGGAAAATTATATGTTCCCCATGGTGAATTAATTAAGGACCAAATTGATAACAAAATAAAGGAATATAAAAGTGAAAATAATTTAGTTGTTTTTTCAGGTGATTTTCACCCCAAAAACCATGTATCATTTTCAAAATGAGGAGAGCATTGTGTTGTAAATACAACAGGAGCAGAATTTTATGTTGATTCTTCTCAAGTAGATCTATTTATAAAAAAGGGAACAGAACTTGATTATGATAGTTATTCTGCTTTCTATATTGCACAAGATTTAAAAATAGAGTCTAAATTGGATTCTTGATTAAAACAAAATGAAATTAACCAATTAGAGATATGTGGATTAGCTTTGGATGTTTGTGTGCAAGCAACATATGATGACGCAATTGAAAAAGGTTATACAGCTTTTATAAATTATGATTTATCAAAAGGATTAAACTCTTAG
- a CDS encoding ATP-dependent Clp protease ATP-binding subunit → MDFTQKPDPLNDPEILNKYTRDLTKDAKEGKIDPIIGRDDEIMRVIRILSRKTKNNPVLIGEPGVGKTAIAEGLAQRINKGDVPSVLKDKKILELDMGSVMAGASFLGDYEARIKGIVNAIQKENGQIILFIDELHLIVGAGKTGNGGGMDVSNLLKPALARGGIKVIGATTLKEYREYIEKDAALERRFQKVVVSEPTIEETISILRGLKERFESYHGVRIHDNALVAAAQLSDRYISDRFLPDKAIDLVDEASATIKTELASVPTELYQIDRKVMQLEIEKAALSKEQDEKSKDRLQQAEKELNNLKAKQTEFNTKWDSEKRALEKINQFRSTIDNLKIELEQSQTQANYQRAGEIQYSLLPALEKQLSTALDNNKEKLISEEVTENEIASIVSRWTGIEMENLIESEKQKLLMLGTSLKKMVKGQNQAIELVSNAIIRSRSGIKDPNKPIGSFLFLGPTGVGKTEVAKSLAKNLFGSEKKMLRFDMSEYMEKHSVSKLLGSPPGYVGYEEGGKLTEAVRRAPYSILLFDEVEKAHPDVFNIFLQILDDGRVTDSLGKTIDFKNTIIIMTSNIGSEYLISTPPELVDEDVLNENLKKFFRPEFLNRIDNIINFNALSKEVIKEVIVKTLDELKQRILLANEYIINFTDSSIKKILEEGYDQQYGARPIKRYIERNIETLIAKAIVSGEIESKRNYVVDVNDNKFVISTSNKLN, encoded by the coding sequence ATGGATTTTACACAAAAACCAGATCCTTTAAATGATCCAGAAATCCTAAATAAATATACAAGGGATTTAACTAAGGATGCAAAAGAAGGAAAAATAGACCCCATCATTGGTAGAGATGATGAAATTATGCGAGTAATTAGAATTTTAAGTAGAAAAACTAAAAATAATCCAGTTCTTATTGGAGAACCTGGAGTAGGGAAAACAGCAATTGCTGAAGGTTTAGCACAAAGAATAAATAAAGGTGATGTACCTAGTGTTCTAAAAGATAAAAAAATCCTTGAATTAGATATGGGTAGTGTAATGGCAGGAGCTAGTTTCTTAGGTGATTATGAAGCTAGAATTAAGGGTATTGTAAATGCTATACAAAAAGAAAATGGGCAAATTATATTATTTATTGATGAATTACATTTAATAGTAGGAGCAGGAAAAACAGGTAATGGTGGAGGAATGGACGTTTCTAATCTATTAAAACCTGCACTTGCTAGAGGTGGAATTAAAGTAATTGGAGCTACAACTCTTAAAGAATATAGAGAATATATTGAAAAAGATGCTGCATTAGAAAGAAGATTTCAAAAAGTAGTAGTAAGTGAACCTACAATTGAAGAAACAATATCAATTTTAAGAGGTTTAAAGGAACGTTTTGAATCTTATCATGGAGTTAGAATTCATGATAATGCTTTAGTTGCAGCTGCACAATTAAGTGATAGATATATATCTGATAGATTTTTACCAGATAAAGCAATTGACTTAGTTGATGAAGCAAGTGCAACAATTAAAACTGAATTAGCTTCTGTTCCAACAGAACTTTATCAAATTGATAGAAAAGTAATGCAACTCGAAATAGAAAAAGCTGCTTTATCAAAAGAACAAGATGAAAAATCAAAAGACAGATTACAACAAGCTGAAAAAGAATTAAATAATTTGAAAGCAAAACAAACAGAATTTAATACAAAATGAGATTCAGAAAAAAGAGCTTTAGAAAAAATTAATCAATTCAGATCAACTATTGATAATTTAAAGATTGAATTAGAACAATCTCAAACCCAAGCAAATTATCAAAGAGCTGGGGAAATACAATATTCATTATTACCAGCATTAGAAAAGCAATTATCAACAGCACTTGATAACAATAAAGAAAAGTTAATTTCTGAAGAAGTTACAGAAAATGAAATAGCTTCAATTGTTTCAAGATGAACTGGAATTGAAATGGAAAACTTAATTGAAAGTGAAAAGCAAAAATTACTTATGTTAGGTACATCTTTAAAAAAAATGGTAAAAGGTCAAAATCAAGCAATTGAACTTGTTTCAAATGCCATTATTAGGAGTAGAAGTGGTATTAAAGATCCAAATAAACCTATAGGTAGTTTCTTATTTTTAGGGCCAACAGGTGTAGGTAAAACAGAAGTTGCTAAATCACTTGCAAAAAATTTATTTGGAAGTGAAAAGAAAATGTTACGTTTTGATATGTCAGAATACATGGAAAAACATTCGGTTTCTAAATTATTAGGTTCTCCTCCAGGTTATGTTGGTTATGAAGAAGGTGGAAAATTAACTGAAGCAGTTAGAAGAGCACCATATTCAATTTTATTATTTGATGAAGTTGAAAAAGCTCATCCGGATGTATTCAATATTTTCTTACAAATATTAGATGATGGTAGAGTAACAGATTCACTTGGAAAAACAATTGACTTTAAAAATACAATTATAATAATGACTTCAAATATAGGTTCTGAATATTTAATTTCAACACCACCTGAATTAGTTGATGAAGATGTATTAAATGAAAACTTAAAAAAATTCTTTAGACCAGAATTTTTAAATAGAATTGATAATATTATTAATTTTAATGCATTATCAAAAGAAGTTATTAAAGAAGTAATTGTCAAAACATTAGATGAATTAAAACAAAGAATTCTTTTGGCAAATGAATATATTATTAATTTTACAGATTCTTCAATTAAGAAAATTCTTGAAGAAGGTTATGATCAACAATATGGTGCAAGACCAATTAAAAGATATATTGAAAGAAATATTGAAACTTTAATTGCAAAAGCAATAGTTTCTGGAGAAATTGAATCAAAAAGAAACTATGTAGTTGATGTAAATGACAATAAATTTGTTATATCAACTTCAAATAAATTAAATTAG